The Arvicanthis niloticus isolate mArvNil1 chromosome 2, mArvNil1.pat.X, whole genome shotgun sequence genome includes a window with the following:
- the Cdca7 gene encoding cell division cycle-associated protein 7, with protein MEARRARQKALKVKNLKNVRYMKLISMETSSSSDDSCDSFASDNFANTRSQFNREGCRTRSQCRHSGPLRVAMKFPARNTGRVTNKKAAPPKPSESSANESHSDSEEEDGMNFLEKRALNIKQNKAMLAKLMSELESFPGIFSGRHSLPGHRTKDAKSPRRRTLPGVASRRNPERRARPLTRSRSRILGSLGALPTEEEDEEEEEEDKYMLVRRRKSVDGYMNEDDLPRSRRPGSMTLPHIIRPVEEVTEEEIRNICSNSREKIYNRLMGSTCHQCRQKTTDTKTNCRNPDCWGIRGQFCGPCLRNRYGEEVKDALLDPNWHCPPCRGICNCSFCRQRDGRCATGVLVYLAKYHGFGNVHAYLKSLKQEFEMQV; from the exons ATGGAGGCTCGCCGTGCGCGG CAAAAGGCTCTCAAAGTAAAGAACTTAAAGAATGTCAGATATATGAAGTTGATTTCCATGGAAACATCGTCATCCTCCGATGACAGTTGTGACAGCTTTGCTTCTGATAATTTTGCAAACACA AGATCCCAGTTCAACAGGGAAGGCTGCAGGACCCGGAGCCAGTGCCGGCACTCCGGGCCTCTCAGGGTAGCCATGAAGTTCCCAGCACGAAACACAGGGAGGGTGACCAACAAAAAAGCAGCGCCCCCAAAGCCCTCTGAGAGCTCTGCAAACGAATCCCATTCTGACTCGGAAGAAGAAGATGGCATGAACTTTCTGGAGAAGCGGGCCTTAAACATAAAGCAGAACAAAGCGATG CTTGCAAAACTCATGTCAGAATTAGAAAGCTTCCCTGGCATATTCTCTGGAAGACATTCCCTCCCAGGCCACAGAACCAAAGAT GCAAAGTCACCTAGAAGACGCACTTTGCCAGGTGTGGCTTCCAGAAGGAACCCAGAAAGGAGGGCTCGACCTCTTACCAGGTCAAGGTCCCGGATCCTGGGGTCCTTGGGTGCTCTGCCcacagaggaagaggatgaagaagaagaggaggaggataagtacatgctggtgaggaggaggaagtccGTGGACGGCTATATGAAC GAGGATGATCTGCCCAGAAGCCGTCGCCCTGGGTCCATGACCCTTCCACATATAATTCGACCAGTAGAGGAGGTCACAGAGGAGGAGATTAGGAACATCTGCAGCAACTCTCGAGAGAAGATTTATAACCGGTTAATG GGTTCTACGTGTCATCAGTGTCGCCAGAAAACCACTGACACCAAAACCAACTGCCGAAACCCAGACTGCTGGGGCATCCGGGGCCAGTTCTGTGGTCCCTGCCTTCGAAACCGCTATGGCGAAGAGGTTAAGGACGCTCTGCTGGATCCG AACTGGCACTGCCCACCTTGTCGAGGAATTTGCAACTGCAGCTTCTGCCGCCAGCGTGATGGACGGTGCGCCACTGGAGTCCTTGTGTATTTAGCAAAGTACCATGGCTTTGGGAACGTTCATGCTTACTTGAAAAG TCTGAAGCAGGAATTTGAAATGCAAGTGTAA